The following proteins come from a genomic window of Companilactobacillus pabuli:
- a CDS encoding alpha/beta hydrolase: MRREFRKNRNIKYLIFLILIFIMLGVPSYIWTRKNVTTLAGRYNSPMSPIIMIPGSSATANRFDDLVKTINNQYGEHHSLLKMTVHTDGKITYTGKVRANDNQPFIVVGFENNNDGYSNIKKQAAWFNIAFNKLKQRYRFNTFNAFGHSNGGLIWTYFFEDYFDDSSISVNHMLTVGTPYNFEEKNTANRTQMLHELIKNRDKIPTDLTYYSIAGTQLYTDDGIVPLGSVDAGKYIYEGHIKRYTLITLTGSKAQHSDMIDSEQFINIFHQYVVGNGMNQTPNKKVPKP; the protein is encoded by the coding sequence ATGCGCCGTGAATTCAGAAAAAATAGAAATATTAAATATCTTATCTTTTTGATCTTAATTTTTATCATGTTAGGTGTGCCCTCTTACATTTGGACGAGAAAAAATGTCACCACTTTGGCGGGACGGTACAATTCACCAATGTCACCAATCATTATGATTCCCGGCTCTAGTGCTACAGCCAATCGCTTCGATGATTTGGTCAAGACAATCAACAATCAATATGGCGAACATCATTCTCTTTTAAAGATGACCGTTCACACAGATGGCAAGATCACCTACACAGGCAAGGTTCGAGCAAATGATAATCAGCCATTCATCGTCGTTGGTTTTGAAAATAACAACGATGGCTATTCCAATATCAAGAAACAAGCTGCTTGGTTTAATATTGCTTTTAACAAGCTTAAACAGAGATACCGTTTCAATACCTTTAATGCCTTTGGACATTCTAACGGTGGCTTAATTTGGACTTATTTCTTTGAAGATTATTTCGATGATTCCTCAATCAGTGTCAACCATATGCTGACAGTCGGAACTCCTTATAACTTTGAAGAAAAGAACACTGCCAACCGGACTCAAATGCTCCACGAATTGATTAAAAATCGAGATAAAATTCCAACAGATCTAACTTATTATTCAATCGCTGGAACTCAATTGTACACTGACGATGGAATCGTTCCACTAGGCAGTGTCGATGCTGGTAAGTACATTTACGAAGGTCACATCAAGCGCTATACCTTAATTACCTTAACCGGTTCAAAAGCCCAACACTCCGATATGATCGATAGCGAACAATTCATCAATATCTTCCATCAGTACGTGGTCGGTAACGGTATGAATCAGACGCCAAATAAAAAAGTGCCCAAACCCTGA
- a CDS encoding PTS transporter subunit EIIC has product MKVQFNNKFEEKLIHLTLKIQKLLLYRIIQRTLLLIFPFALFGSFIKIIQTIVLGKEGFLTDVFPTIGNDFIYRQLENIASGLYNMSLGWVSVIAVFGAAKYSAKYFNRDDQLAGITGVSSFLIVDYSYSKIQPISFHPQILGMKGLLFAILWGIFIGWLFKKCSKQIPDTQPNNNVLERTFISLKPIIFSLLIAMLFSTFINITYYSEAPGNFINSLASEYTSNNDWAQLFKTLIFSIYTLIMSFFGWSGTYSALGVEKMDVLSTVNLNYALEKHTAWNAPNPFTSSTLYHAFATFGGTGSILGLIIAILIVSKDKDFQTVARWAMIPSIFNIGSGVMTGIPVLFNIIFLIPFILAPIANMLMAAIAIALHLMPPSVYPVPIGTPGPLIAFIGTNGSWRALMFSILAVIISTWIYIPFVKMAAKVKILDNLGLEEGVK; this is encoded by the coding sequence ATGAAAGTTCAATTTAATAATAAATTCGAAGAAAAATTAATTCATTTAACTTTAAAGATTCAAAAATTACTGTTGTATCGAATAATTCAACGGACTTTATTATTGATTTTTCCGTTCGCCTTATTCGGTAGTTTTATCAAAATAATTCAAACCATTGTCTTGGGAAAAGAAGGCTTTTTAACTGATGTTTTTCCTACGATTGGCAATGATTTTATTTATCGACAATTGGAAAATATCGCATCCGGCTTATACAACATGTCACTCGGTTGGGTGTCGGTAATTGCAGTCTTTGGAGCCGCTAAATATAGTGCCAAATATTTCAATCGTGATGATCAATTGGCTGGTATTACTGGTGTCAGTTCCTTTCTGATCGTCGATTACTCATATTCAAAAATTCAACCAATCTCTTTTCATCCTCAAATCTTAGGAATGAAGGGACTACTCTTCGCAATCCTTTGGGGTATTTTTATTGGATGGTTATTCAAGAAATGCAGTAAGCAAATCCCTGATACTCAACCTAATAACAACGTCTTAGAAAGAACTTTTATTTCATTGAAACCAATCATTTTTTCACTATTGATTGCAATGCTGTTTAGTACTTTCATCAATATCACTTATTATTCAGAAGCTCCCGGCAACTTTATCAATTCACTTGCTTCTGAATATACTTCTAACAATGACTGGGCTCAATTGTTCAAAACATTGATCTTTTCAATCTACACTTTGATCATGTCTTTCTTCGGTTGGTCCGGAACTTATTCAGCTCTTGGCGTTGAGAAAATGGACGTCCTCTCAACTGTCAATTTGAACTATGCCCTAGAAAAACACACTGCTTGGAACGCTCCTAATCCTTTCACAAGTTCCACCCTTTATCATGCTTTTGCTACTTTTGGTGGAACCGGCTCAATTTTAGGCTTGATTATCGCTATCTTAATTGTTTCTAAAGACAAAGATTTTCAAACAGTTGCTCGTTGGGCTATGATCCCTAGCATCTTTAATATTGGCAGTGGCGTTATGACAGGAATCCCTGTCTTGTTCAATATTATCTTCTTGATTCCATTTATCTTGGCACCAATTGCTAACATGTTAATGGCAGCTATTGCCATAGCTCTGCATTTAATGCCACCTAGCGTCTATCCTGTGCCCATTGGAACTCCGGGACCACTAATTGCCTTCATTGGTACAAACGGCAGCTGGAGGGCTTTAATGTTCTCTATTTTAGCCGTAATTATTTCAACATGGATTTATATCCCCTTTGTCAAAATGGCTGCTAAGGTCAAAATATTGGATAATCTAGGTCTTGAAGAAGGTGTTAAATAA
- a CDS encoding diacylglycerol kinase codes for MRARLIYNPTSGHETMNSNVGDILNIIEKAGYEASAYRTTPKKNSAQNEARRVAKEGFELIVAAGGDGTINEVVNGIADLDKRPELAIIPAGTTNDYARALKIPRDDVVEAAKIILKGQKLPVDIGQAGEKYFINIAGGGSMTELTYEVPSAYKSILGYLAYLVKGAELLPRVSPVDMHIEYDDGVFDGKATMFLIGLTNSIGGMEQIAPDSVIGDGTFSLIIVKETNLRDLVHLIALVLNGGRHVYNPKVIYTKTKKISVHANDGNRLMVNLDGEYGGDAPMVFTNLHNHLKIYADVDSIPLKAIDTSTLSEKDAGEKIIEEEKNLDDDEKEDK; via the coding sequence ATGCGTGCTAGACTGATATATAATCCAACTTCGGGTCATGAGACCATGAACAGTAATGTTGGAGACATTTTGAATATTATTGAAAAAGCTGGTTATGAGGCTAGTGCCTATCGAACGACACCGAAAAAAAACTCAGCTCAAAATGAAGCCAGACGAGTAGCTAAAGAGGGTTTTGAGTTAATAGTTGCTGCTGGTGGGGATGGTACGATCAATGAAGTTGTTAACGGAATTGCTGATTTAGACAAACGTCCAGAATTAGCAATTATTCCGGCCGGAACAACTAATGATTACGCCAGAGCTTTGAAGATTCCCCGTGATGATGTAGTTGAAGCAGCTAAAATTATTCTTAAAGGACAAAAATTGCCAGTCGACATTGGTCAAGCTGGTGAAAAGTACTTTATCAATATTGCTGGTGGTGGGTCGATGACCGAATTGACTTATGAGGTTCCTTCAGCTTATAAATCAATTTTGGGATACTTGGCTTATCTTGTTAAAGGTGCTGAATTACTACCACGAGTTAGTCCAGTTGATATGCACATTGAATACGATGATGGCGTATTTGATGGTAAAGCAACGATGTTTTTGATTGGATTGACTAATTCAATCGGTGGGATGGAACAAATTGCCCCTGACTCAGTAATTGGTGACGGAACGTTCTCATTGATCATCGTTAAAGAAACTAATTTACGTGATCTAGTTCATTTGATTGCGTTAGTTCTTAATGGTGGTCGCCACGTTTACAATCCAAAGGTTATTTATACTAAGACGAAGAAAATTTCAGTTCACGCCAATGATGGCAATCGTCTGATGGTTAATCTTGATGGTGAATATGGTGGGGATGCGCCAATGGTGTTCACTAATTTGCATAATCATTTGAAAATTTATGCGGATGTGGATTCTATTCCGCTCAAAGCAATTGATACATCAACTCTTAGTGAAAAAGATGCTGGTGAAAAAATCATCGAAGAAGAAAAAAATCTTGATGATGATGAAAAAGAAGATAAATAA
- the gatC gene encoding Asp-tRNA(Asn)/Glu-tRNA(Gln) amidotransferase subunit GatC yields MISKDEILHVATLANLKFQPDEVDSFVDQLDKIVNMESKLSSVDTTGIEPTYNMGDTSTVFREDKGIHTQTREQMLENVPETDNNLIKVPTIVDKEDDE; encoded by the coding sequence ATGATTTCAAAAGATGAAATTTTACACGTTGCCACATTGGCTAATTTGAAATTCCAACCTGACGAAGTTGATAGTTTTGTCGATCAATTAGATAAGATCGTCAACATGGAAAGTAAACTATCAAGCGTTGATACAACTGGAATTGAACCTACATACAATATGGGTGACACAAGTACAGTCTTCCGTGAAGATAAGGGGATTCATACTCAAACTAGAGAACAAATGCTTGAGAATGTTCCTGAAACTGATAACAACCTTATCAAGGTACCAACAATTGTTGACAAGGAGGACGACGAATAG
- the gatA gene encoding Asp-tRNA(Asn)/Glu-tRNA(Gln) amidotransferase subunit GatA, translated as MDYMKETINSLHQKLADKELTAQDLTQQTLDDINAKEDKLNAFITVNDKAVDDAKKIDEKGINGRLSGIPIAIKDNIVTNGIKTTAASKILYNFMPVYSATVLEKLENAGAIDIGKTNLDEFAMGSSTETSHFGTTKNPWDFSRVPGGSSGGSAAAVASGDVVAALGTDTGGSIRQPAAFNGIFGIKPTYGRVSRWGVIAFASSLDQVGVMSKRVEDSAEVLSVIAGHDDHDSTSSEKEVPDYRANLNKDMTGVKIAVPKEFYHEGTHPDVLDNVNKALDAYKKMGATVEEVSLPSLKHAVEVYYILASSEASSNLQRYDGVRYGYRAKDVKNIKDLFVNSRSEGFGDEVKRRIMLGTFALSAGAYDAYFKKAAQVRTIFINEMTDVLKDYDLIMGPSTTTPAFKIGEKVDDPLAMYMNDILTIPANLAGLPAASVPAGLADGMPVGLQIIGKPFAEQDVFNAAYALQEENKFYEQIPTALKGED; from the coding sequence GTGGATTACATGAAGGAAACAATCAATTCATTGCACCAAAAACTTGCTGACAAAGAGTTGACTGCCCAAGATTTAACACAACAAACTTTAGATGATATCAATGCTAAAGAAGACAAACTAAATGCCTTTATCACCGTTAACGATAAGGCTGTTGATGATGCTAAAAAGATTGACGAAAAAGGAATCAACGGACGTTTAAGTGGTATTCCAATCGCTATCAAGGATAATATCGTCACAAATGGCATCAAGACTACTGCTGCAAGTAAGATCTTGTACAACTTTATGCCAGTTTACAGTGCTACAGTTCTAGAAAAACTAGAAAATGCTGGTGCAATTGATATTGGTAAGACTAACCTTGATGAATTTGCTATGGGTTCATCTACTGAAACATCACACTTTGGAACAACTAAGAATCCTTGGGACTTTAGTCGTGTTCCTGGTGGTTCTTCAGGTGGTTCTGCTGCTGCTGTTGCAAGTGGTGACGTGGTAGCCGCTTTGGGTACAGATACTGGTGGTTCAATCAGACAACCTGCTGCCTTTAATGGAATCTTTGGTATCAAACCAACATACGGTCGTGTTTCTCGTTGGGGCGTTATTGCCTTTGCTTCAAGTCTTGACCAAGTTGGTGTAATGTCAAAACGTGTTGAAGATTCAGCTGAAGTTCTTTCTGTAATTGCTGGTCATGATGATCATGATTCAACTAGCTCAGAAAAAGAAGTTCCCGACTATCGCGCTAACTTGAACAAAGATATGACAGGCGTTAAGATTGCTGTTCCTAAAGAGTTCTATCATGAAGGAACACATCCAGATGTCTTGGACAATGTTAATAAAGCACTAGATGCTTACAAGAAGATGGGAGCTACTGTTGAAGAAGTTAGCTTGCCATCATTGAAGCATGCCGTTGAAGTTTATTACATTCTAGCTTCCAGTGAAGCTTCATCTAACCTTCAAAGATATGATGGTGTTAGATATGGTTACCGTGCTAAGGATGTTAAGAACATCAAAGACTTGTTTGTAAACTCAAGATCTGAAGGATTCGGTGATGAAGTAAAACGTCGTATCATGCTTGGTACTTTTGCTTTATCTGCTGGTGCTTACGATGCTTACTTCAAGAAAGCTGCACAAGTAAGAACTATCTTTATCAATGAAATGACAGATGTCTTAAAAGACTACGATTTAATTATGGGACCATCAACAACTACACCTGCTTTCAAGATTGGTGAAAAAGTTGACGATCCATTGGCAATGTACATGAATGATATTTTGACTATTCCTGCTAACTTGGCTGGATTGCCTGCTGCTTCAGTACCTGCAGGTTTAGCTGACGGTATGCCAGTTGGTCTACAAATTATTGGTAAGCCATTTGCTGAACAAGATGTCTTCAATGCAGCCTATGCTTTGCAAGAAGAAAATAAATTCTATGAACAAATACCAACTGCACTTAAGGGGGAAGACTAA
- the gatB gene encoding Asp-tRNA(Asn)/Glu-tRNA(Gln) amidotransferase subunit GatB, with product MNFETTIGLEVHVELKTKSKMYSPSPVAYGAESNVNTNVIDFGFPGTLPTVNKNGYRLGIMVALALNAEIERHTHFDRKNYFYPDNPKAYQITQQDKPLGHDGYVEIEVDGQKKKIGVEELHVEEDAGKNTHGNNGYSYVDLNRQGTPLIEIVSKPDMHSPEEAYQYLENLRKIIQFTGASDVKMEEGSMRVDTNISIRPVGSDTYGTKVELKNLNSFNHVKLGLAYEEKRQANILKQGGHIGQETRRFDEKTGETFLMRVKSGADDYRYFPEPDLPDYDISPDWIAEIKANLPESAAKRRVRYINELGIPEYDAGVLTDTKEMSDFFDEAVSYKANPKLVSNWLMGEVNGYLNEKKVGLLDTKLTPEHLAKMINLISDGTISSKIAKKVFKETISNGTEPEEWVKSKGLVQESDPAVLKPMILEVLDNNQQSIDDFKNGKDRAVGYLVGQIMKQTHGQANPKVVNKILMAELNSR from the coding sequence ATGAATTTTGAAACAACTATCGGACTAGAAGTTCACGTTGAACTAAAGACTAAGTCCAAGATGTACAGTCCTTCACCAGTTGCTTATGGTGCTGAATCTAACGTTAATACCAATGTGATTGACTTTGGTTTTCCAGGAACATTACCAACTGTAAATAAAAATGGTTATCGTCTAGGTATTATGGTGGCTTTGGCTTTAAATGCTGAAATCGAACGCCATACACACTTTGACCGTAAGAACTACTTCTACCCAGATAATCCAAAGGCTTACCAAATTACTCAACAAGACAAGCCATTGGGTCATGATGGTTATGTTGAAATCGAAGTTGATGGACAAAAGAAGAAAATCGGTGTTGAAGAACTTCACGTCGAAGAAGATGCTGGTAAGAATACCCACGGTAACAACGGTTACTCATACGTTGATTTGAACCGTCAGGGTACTCCTTTAATTGAAATTGTTTCAAAGCCTGATATGCATTCTCCTGAAGAAGCTTATCAATATCTAGAAAACCTTCGTAAGATTATCCAGTTTACTGGTGCATCTGATGTTAAGATGGAAGAAGGTTCAATGCGTGTTGATACTAATATTTCAATTCGCCCAGTCGGCTCAGATACTTATGGTACAAAAGTCGAATTGAAGAACTTGAACTCATTCAACCACGTTAAGTTGGGTCTAGCTTATGAGGAAAAGCGTCAAGCTAATATCTTGAAACAAGGTGGACACATCGGTCAAGAAACTAGACGTTTTGATGAAAAGACTGGCGAAACATTCCTAATGCGTGTTAAGTCCGGTGCTGATGATTACCGTTACTTCCCAGAACCTGACTTGCCAGATTACGATATTTCACCTGACTGGATTGCTGAAATCAAAGCTAACTTGCCAGAATCAGCTGCCAAAAGACGTGTTCGTTACATCAATGAACTAGGTATTCCTGAATATGATGCTGGCGTTTTGACGGATACTAAGGAAATGTCTGACTTCTTTGACGAAGCCGTTTCTTACAAAGCTAATCCAAAGCTAGTTTCTAACTGGTTGATGGGTGAAGTTAATGGTTACTTGAATGAAAAGAAAGTTGGTTTGTTAGATACTAAGTTGACACCAGAACACTTAGCTAAGATGATCAATTTGATTTCTGATGGAACAATTTCTTCTAAGATTGCTAAGAAAGTCTTCAAGGAAACAATCAGTAATGGAACAGAACCAGAAGAATGGGTTAAGTCTAAGGGTCTTGTTCAAGAATCTGATCCTGCTGTCTTGAAACCAATGATTTTGGAAGTCTTGGATAACAATCAACAATCAATCGATGACTTTAAGAACGGTAAAGATCGTGCTGTTGGTTACTTGGTTGGTCAAATCATGAAACAAACACACGGACAAGCTAACCCTAAAGTCGTTAACAAGATTTTGATGGCAGAGTTAAATAGTCGTTAG
- the rlmD gene encoding 23S rRNA (uracil(1939)-C(5))-methyltransferase RlmD produces the protein MEKPNLKKNQEIELNIEDLSYEGKGVAKVDDFTLFVDNALPNETVKAVITRVNKNFGFARTLKVLKESPDRVHDIDAVYAQTGIAPLSHLKYDKQLEFKRNQVVTDFDKIGLKDVVVNKTVGMESPFNYRNKAQVPVRQVNGKLTTGFYRRRSHDLVPMENFLIQDPKIDAEILRVRDILRKYNVRGYDEKNQKGQIRTIMVRRAYFTGEMMVVLVSRTPDISHYKDITKEILDNPEVKSLFLNVNSKNTNVIFGQKMTLLGGKKYIDDKILGHTYRISPRSFYQVNPVQTQNLYQMAIDKAELTGKENVVDAYSGIGTIGLSLADKAKHVTGIEVIEDAVKDADQNAKLNNITNADFVVGKTEDVLDEWAKNDISVDVLMVDPPRKGLASSLIDSLKNIKPEKIVYISCNPATLARDLSLLSDTYEIGDVTPVDMFPMTNHIESVTQLKLK, from the coding sequence ATGGAAAAACCAAATTTAAAAAAGAACCAAGAAATAGAATTGAATATTGAGGATTTGTCATACGAAGGTAAAGGTGTTGCTAAGGTTGACGACTTTACACTCTTTGTTGATAATGCTTTGCCAAATGAAACGGTTAAAGCGGTTATTACTCGTGTGAATAAAAACTTCGGTTTTGCGAGAACTTTGAAAGTCTTGAAGGAATCTCCAGATCGTGTTCATGATATCGATGCCGTTTATGCTCAAACTGGAATTGCTCCTTTGAGTCATTTGAAGTACGACAAGCAACTTGAATTTAAACGCAACCAAGTCGTAACTGACTTTGATAAGATTGGATTGAAGGATGTCGTCGTTAACAAAACTGTTGGAATGGAATCACCATTCAATTACCGTAACAAGGCCCAAGTGCCCGTACGCCAAGTTAATGGTAAATTGACAACTGGTTTTTATCGTCGTCGCTCACATGATTTAGTACCAATGGAAAACTTCTTGATTCAAGACCCTAAGATTGATGCTGAAATCTTGCGTGTGCGTGATATTTTGCGTAAATACAATGTTCGTGGCTACGATGAAAAGAACCAAAAGGGTCAAATCAGAACTATCATGGTACGTCGTGCTTACTTTACTGGTGAAATGATGGTTGTCTTAGTTTCTCGTACACCAGATATTTCTCATTACAAAGACATCACTAAAGAGATTTTGGATAATCCAGAAGTTAAGTCATTGTTCTTAAATGTTAATTCAAAAAACACTAACGTGATTTTTGGTCAAAAGATGACTTTACTCGGTGGTAAGAAGTACATTGATGACAAGATTTTAGGACACACTTATCGAATCTCACCACGTTCTTTCTACCAAGTTAACCCTGTTCAAACTCAAAACTTGTATCAAATGGCTATCGACAAGGCTGAACTTACAGGTAAAGAAAATGTTGTCGATGCTTATTCTGGTATCGGTACGATCGGTTTGTCACTAGCTGACAAGGCTAAACACGTTACTGGTATTGAAGTTATCGAAGATGCTGTTAAAGATGCTGACCAAAATGCTAAACTTAACAACATTACAAACGCTGACTTCGTTGTTGGTAAGACCGAAGACGTGTTGGATGAATGGGCTAAGAATGATATCTCAGTCGATGTTTTGATGGTCGATCCTCCACGTAAAGGTTTGGCTAGTTCTTTGATTGATTCATTGAAGAATATCAAACCAGAAAAAATCGTTTATATCAGTTGTAACCCAGCCACTTTGGCTCGTGATTTGTCATTGTTAAGCGATACTTATGAAATTGGCGATGTGACACCAGTTGATATGTTCCCAATGACGAACCATATTGAAAGTGTTACTCAACTTAAATTGAAATAA
- a CDS encoding CamS family sex pheromone protein, with translation MKKFLKTTTLLLMCSIFLAACGNLQDSTLSSGGGDSSKSTVQTTSSSDSSSYDVLLSNGKYKTSPISGLTAADNSNQFNSRSFESGLMKLSKKQFSTNSYVFQEGQVLSASTVNKWLARKSKKNPTGLNPASNGSTAPTKRTPMYLQQLLEEDYLQKQDGKYKLAGISIGVAMNKIDYYQKKQYGATYKTTITEAEQKEQGQRIAKEIVQRLRKEDKVGNIPIVVGLYSVAPEDTLVGGNYFQYSFSKSGELGSFKDLEYKSQMLPVVNGDTAISSSDSDAFSNFKTHIQDYFPNLSGVTAQAHYDGTDLKSLDVTINTQFDGLAQITSFTQFVQQSATKYLPSGADLDINIQTVDEQQAVVTRTNGKFYSHVYDAD, from the coding sequence TTGAAAAAATTCTTAAAAACTACAACGTTACTATTGATGTGTTCGATTTTTCTAGCTGCCTGTGGTAATCTACAAGATTCCACCCTTTCATCAGGTGGCGGTGATTCTTCGAAGAGTACAGTTCAGACAACATCCTCGTCTGATTCAAGTAGTTACGATGTTTTATTAAGTAATGGAAAGTACAAAACTAGTCCAATTTCAGGCTTAACAGCGGCTGATAATAGTAATCAGTTCAACAGTAGAAGCTTTGAAAGTGGTTTGATGAAATTGTCCAAAAAGCAATTCTCAACTAATTCATATGTTTTCCAAGAAGGTCAAGTACTTTCTGCCAGTACCGTTAATAAATGGTTAGCTCGTAAAAGCAAGAAGAATCCAACTGGATTGAATCCAGCTTCTAATGGTTCAACTGCTCCTACTAAGCGAACACCAATGTATTTACAACAATTGCTCGAAGAAGATTATCTTCAAAAGCAAGATGGTAAATATAAATTGGCTGGTATTTCAATCGGGGTTGCGATGAACAAGATCGATTACTACCAAAAGAAGCAATATGGTGCTACTTACAAGACCACTATTACGGAAGCAGAACAAAAAGAACAAGGTCAACGAATTGCCAAAGAAATAGTTCAACGCTTGCGTAAAGAAGATAAAGTGGGTAATATTCCTATTGTTGTGGGATTATATTCAGTAGCCCCTGAGGATACTTTAGTTGGAGGAAATTATTTCCAATATTCCTTCAGTAAGAGTGGCGAATTAGGTAGCTTTAAAGATTTGGAATACAAGAGCCAAATGTTGCCAGTTGTTAATGGTGATACTGCAATTAGCAGTAGTGATTCTGACGCCTTTTCTAACTTTAAGACACACATCCAAGATTACTTCCCTAATCTTTCTGGTGTTACAGCTCAGGCTCATTACGATGGCACAGACCTCAAATCATTGGATGTTACGATCAATACCCAATTTGATGGTTTAGCTCAAATTACTAGCTTTACTCAATTCGTTCAACAGAGTGCAACTAAATACTTACCATCTGGAGCTGATTTGGATATTAATATTCAAACAGTTGACGAGCAACAAGCCGTTGTAACTAGAACTAATGGTAAGTTCTATTCACATGTTTATGATGCAGATTAA